One stretch of Trichomycterus rosablanca isolate fTriRos1 chromosome 3, fTriRos1.hap1, whole genome shotgun sequence DNA includes these proteins:
- the nppcl gene encoding C-type natriuretic peptide-like: protein MLCCAVLAVLLILAPLGPAYSRSLRTPDRAMQVIGQMLERYNDILALDDIANLTDDQSEEPGQASSAGLRPAENPKWIDIPEQNENSWVRILKGVLANQKRALSDRSRRGWNRGCFGLKLDRIGSMSGLGC from the exons atgctgtgctgtgctgttctGGCGGTGCTGCTCATCCTGGCCCCGCTGGGTCCCGCTTACAGTCGGAGTCTGCGCACCCCCGACCGCGCCATGCAG GTCATTGGTCAGATGCTGGAGCGCTACAACGACATCCTGGCACTAGACGACATCGCCAACCTCACCGACGACCAATCGGAGGAGCCGGGGCAGGCGTCTAGCGCCGGGTTAAGACCCGCAGAGAACCCCAAGTGGATCGACATCCCCGAGCAGAACGAAAACTCCTGGGTCCGGATCCTCAAGGGGGTTCTGGCCAATCAGAAGCGAGCCCTGTCGGATCGCTCCCGGAGGGGCTGGAACCGCGGCTGCTTCGGCCTGAAACTGGATCGGATCGGATCTATGAGCGGCCTGGGCTGCTAg